From Fibrobacter sp. UWR2, a single genomic window includes:
- a CDS encoding glycosyl hydrolase family 5 — translation MKRKLFKTIVAAGAVAMICACSDDPSSPDNQQPGLSSAVIDPTSSAAVNPNSSAVVPGSSAAVNPGSSTNPVDPTSSTAVEPTSSGSVVPGSSASIDPNSSETVPVSSSGAVPLDDNGFPTIESYGPPPAEYTKDISATAPRGWNTRYWDACKPHCSWLKESDNDKTRADISSNEAYQSTFGTARNCNIHDVEVPTFTLGNVTKSWFGYEGTRSACGDEKEKGVFTCTDMAPIAVNDTLAYAYVAGTADSRCGKCYHLQYDGHFKDEFEQNPPKATHKALKGKHLVVMASNIGNDVAGGNANLPAGQFDLMVPGGGVGAFDALSTQVNKGAGFNWGAGFGGFLTECQKNTNCGTEGSLECYQTCVKDMCDAAFADGGLPNLLRGCYWFADWYMAADNPTYYIEEVECPQYLIDHYSSRINTTNETNIKKVTDWSTFKEGDVLDTLHCWKAGEAPPENGWTNPSAGCLNE, via the coding sequence ATGAAACGTAAGTTGTTCAAGACGATAGTTGCGGCCGGTGCGGTCGCCATGATATGCGCCTGCAGTGACGATCCGTCGTCTCCGGATAATCAGCAGCCTGGCCTTTCGAGTGCGGTGATTGACCCGACATCCAGTGCGGCAGTCAACCCGAACTCCAGTGCAGTTGTTCCCGGCTCGAGCGCTGCGGTGAACCCTGGTTCTTCGACGAATCCGGTTGACCCGACATCTAGCACGGCAGTGGAACCGACTTCTAGCGGCTCCGTTGTTCCGGGTTCCAGCGCCAGCATCGACCCGAACTCCAGCGAGACAGTCCCTGTCAGCAGTTCCGGCGCGGTCCCGCTCGACGATAACGGATTCCCGACGATTGAATCTTACGGCCCGCCTCCGGCCGAATACACCAAGGACATTAGCGCTACGGCCCCGCGTGGCTGGAATACGCGTTACTGGGACGCCTGCAAGCCGCACTGCTCCTGGCTTAAGGAAAGCGATAACGATAAGACTCGCGCAGACATATCTTCTAACGAGGCTTATCAATCCACCTTTGGCACGGCGCGTAACTGCAACATCCACGATGTGGAAGTCCCCACCTTTACTTTGGGAAACGTAACAAAGTCCTGGTTCGGTTACGAAGGTACCAGAAGCGCCTGTGGCGACGAAAAAGAAAAGGGCGTGTTCACCTGTACCGACATGGCTCCTATTGCCGTGAACGACACTCTTGCTTACGCATACGTTGCTGGCACCGCCGACAGCAGGTGCGGCAAGTGTTATCACTTGCAGTACGATGGCCATTTCAAGGATGAGTTCGAGCAGAACCCGCCCAAGGCGACCCATAAGGCCCTTAAGGGTAAGCACCTGGTGGTGATGGCCTCTAACATCGGTAACGATGTGGCTGGCGGTAACGCTAACTTGCCTGCAGGCCAGTTCGACTTGATGGTGCCGGGTGGCGGCGTGGGCGCCTTTGACGCTCTCTCTACCCAGGTGAACAAGGGCGCCGGTTTTAACTGGGGCGCTGGTTTTGGCGGGTTCCTTACGGAATGCCAGAAAAACACGAACTGCGGTACCGAAGGCTCCCTGGAATGTTACCAGACTTGCGTCAAGGATATGTGCGATGCCGCTTTTGCTGATGGTGGCCTGCCGAACCTGTTGCGCGGTTGCTACTGGTTTGCCGACTGGTATATGGCTGCTGACAATCCGACTTACTACATCGAAGAAGTGGAATGCCCGCAGTACCTGATTGACCATTACTCGAGCCGAATCAACACCACAAACGAAACCAACATCAAGAAGGTGACGGACTGGTCTACGTTCAAGGAAGGCGACGTGCTCGACACGCTCCATTGCTGGAAGGCGGGCGAAGCTCCCCCGGAAAACGGCTGGACGAACCCGAGCGCCGGTTGCTTGAACGAGTAA